The DNA segment aataaaaaaaaaattatttattttttaatcacactcattatattcattaattacactcatgatattaattacatttttggTATTCATTGAtcacattcgcagtattcattcaataattatatttataatattcattaattacattaattgtattgatttattacattcatgatattatatcCTGTTACTACTGTCCATTGTGGGGTTTTtaatcacacaaaacagagatgctgtacttaggaaatcattgctctatatttctttcttgtcCGTCTTGAGATAACGTCTAATCTTTCTGGTGTATGACTACTTTTATGCTAAACATATACCTACTTCtattaaatttcatattttaaaattgggCGAACTCAAAACTggcaagattttattttattttggtcttAGACATACCCCCTCACACTGAACAtgttaaaatcacatttatattACATGTTGAGGGaaagggagatggcttagtgggtaaagccaTGATAGCCATGATAGCCTGGCAGcccaagtttgatcctcagaacccatataaaaaattAAGATCTATGGAGCCAGCGAGGTGGCTCCGTAGATTAAGGCACTTTCCACCAAGCCTGAGAagcacagggtggaaggagagaacttcaagttgtcctctggcagcCACACAAatacccacatatacacaaacacacagagtaaaaattaataataaattaaatacatttatttattaagatgtatttatatttttaattatatgtgtgtatacatgagtgaTAGTGTCCTCAGAGGGCAGAGGTTAAGACCCCCCTGGAGTTGGGTGTTAGAAGAGGTTGTGAGCTATATAATGggggggctgggaatcaaactcaggtcttctggaataGCAgtaagaactcttaaccactgagccaactctctgcCCATATTGCATTCATATTACAAAGTCCCACTTTAAAAATGTCCAAGCAAATTGATAGGCATTTAGAGAAGTGGAATGGAGGGAGACTCTGAATCAAGTCAGTTGAAGGACTTGTGATGTATAACATATCTTGGAGAAGATTTAGGCCTACCGTGATAGTGGGAAGaaggcttggggctggagagatggcccaatggttaagaatgcttgtagccgggcgcaggcctttaatctcagcactcggaagcagaggcaggaggatctctatgagttcgaggacagcctggtctacagagcaagatccaacagaggcaccaaaactacacagagaaaccctgtcttgaataaacaaaattaattaattaattaattaattaattaaaaaatgcttgtggctcttccagaggaccaaagtttgaCGACGGCACCCACATTAGCTGGCTCacgactacctgtaactccagctctaggagtaGCTAAAGCCCCAATGCCTTTGATGTTTGTgggtacctgtactcatgtgcatatatctacacacacatgcacagaattaaaaataaaataaatttttaaaagtttgaaggTCTAGCCTGTGGAAGGAACATTAGATTTGTTAGTATTGGTTCAAAGGAGCTGAATTAGAATAGATGGTTTAAAAGTACAGCAAGAAGTCATTTGCTGTTGTGGAGCTACTCCAGGATCTATGGGGCTTCCTTAGGAAGTGCTTTATTCTCCATCAATAGAAAATCATGTAATCACATGCTACAATTCTACAAGCAATTCAAGCACAGTATGATTTACTAGGTCAGATGATCTTCCCTGGGACCGAACTCTAAACAGTCTGTAGACACACGAACATATCTAGCACCTGGTTTTCAGAAGGGTAAATCACATGggtatatttgttttctattattcttGCTTCTAAATACATCTCCACCAACAGGCagggaaagaacaagaaaaagagaatacTCTCTGAGTATCGATGAGTATGCATCGATCCCTGTTTCAAAGCCCTAACAGGATTTATGGGAGAAATATATTGACCATATTTAACTGATGAGTTAAACACATTCACAGCGTGGTTCAGTTTTCAGTGGTTCTAACACCATATCTCTTCTAGTATGTTTAGAATGCAGCAacaccccccccactcccccccaccccccgccattTGATGTGTGTTTCGGGTTCTCACATCTTGGTGTGTTTTGGTTTTCCTTGTCCCACTTACAGCTTGGCAAGCGTCACTATCATCAGTACTGCTGACTTGGTTCTCTTGAAGAACATCTTGCAGGTGAAGGGATGAGTTGGCATGGCTAGAGGAAAGTATCATAATAGTCAACACACTGGAGAGTTTTCCACCTCAACACCAGATTGCATGCAGTTCAGAAACCCAAGCAATGAAACTAAAGTACAATCTGGGGCTAAAACCAAATGATTGAATAACTGGGACGGACTTCAGAAAATGCATTGAACAGAATATTGAGACTGAAGGGCGTTATCTAGATCAACTTTTTCATCTTATAGATTAAGAAACAAACAGCGAGATGACTGTTTTGACTCTACTTAGTTTGTTCTAGTTTCATTGGCCCAAATATTGTTGCAGTTTTAATGGGCTCACTTGATATATGTATTTTGCTCTCCACTTTGTTACCTTTTAAAAGCTTCAGTTTTGGATTTTTACCCAGTTCGTTCTTGCTTTGGGTTCAGGTCACAATTACTAGCGTAAGTTTGTTTTCCAATATTCCTAACAGAAAGCGATTtgttagcaagttccaggaaaggcgcaaagctgcacagaaaaaccctgtctcgaaaaaccaagaaaaaagacagaaaaaaaaaggaaaaaaaaaaaaaaagaaagaaaccgaTTTGTCGATTTGTCAGTGGTCCctagctatttgcactgtgttgagATTCTGACCCTAGAGCACCTGCACTGGAGAATGTGTTTTTTTCTAGGCAGTCCAGATCATGCTTCTGCCTGTGCTTCCACTCCCACCCTCTGTTCCCATCATTAAATAAAGAGGCTCTGAGACTAAGTTACATCTAAACTGTTTTCTCCCGGAGTTTCTGGGAACGCAGTTATCAGTTCTCTGAGACACTGTATCTCATTCAGTAGCCTGAGCAACTGGAATGCACTTGGCCTTGGGAGAATCCCTACTGAAAACTGAGTACAAAAGAGAAATTGCTATCCACCATTGTTCATAGAGGGCTTCAGAAcagcatgaaaaataaaaatccaaaatttcaatagtatttttctttaaagacacagCAAGGTACCAGTTTCAATCAGTGAGAAAACCAAAGACTCTCTTCTCTTGGAAAAAGAAAGTGTGATAAATTCTCAGTTACTGCTCTAGAAGATCCCATAGAAGTGTACATTTGTGTGCTGTTCATCAAATCATGTGACAAGGTAGTCAGTGTACTTCTTGTTCACTTGAGTTGGAATCAGCTGCCAACACAAAGATAACAGTGGTTAATGTGAATAGAATCTTGCACAGCTTACCCCAGggattcctcctccttcttctcagtGTCATCAtctgtaatgaaaaataaaatgtgaaaatgcaCATGTAAGGCAAACGGtggcaggaaggggaggaagtAGCTTGGAAGGCCTCTTGGGCTTGAACTGCTGGGGGCAGGAGACCGTAACATGCGGAATGATACTGCCAAACCTAAACACAACTGAGATTTTATTAACAGCCTATCAAATAGTTGGAGGAGAGGTAGTAACAGTCACCAGTTTTAGACCCTTTAAACTGCCAAGggtataaaaggagaaaaaatatttgtaaaaatttgTCTTTCACTacttttttaagtgttttaaaatttGCGTCCATATAtaccaagaaaaatattttcatttattcttccgACTCTGAGTAAACTTGCAAAAATCCTTTTATACCTAAGTTAATGTGTGTATTGAGCATATTTAGCACTTTAAGAAGGAAGTTCTTTTCTTgaaacaggtgaagaaaaatgAGCTGAAAAAGGAGGATGCTGAGCAGAAAGTTACCTGAGTTCATCTGAAGGGTCTCTACCCCAAGAAGCACTTTTGTGAGAGCTAATAGCAAAGGACCTGAGCTGCTGGAGCTCATTCCTATGAAGGCTTAAcagtttgctttaaaaaaaaatgcctaggctggcaaaacataaaaaaaccaaaacaaccaaaaatagcaGGGTGGACTTAGGGGTGACTTCAAGGTGGAATACTTGCCCAGTGCAGAGGGAGGCCTCGGCTTGATTCCCAACACTGTGAATGAAACAAGAATAAAAAGGCAAAatgaagccaggctgtggtggcgcacacctttaatcccagcactcgggaggcagaggcagacggatctctgtgagttcgaggccagcctggtctacagagcgagatccaggataggcaccaatactacacagagaaaccctgtctcaaaaaaaataaaaaataaaaaaaaggcaaaatgagGATTAAAACATATACAGacccaaatacaaataaaattcatatttaacaCATTAAGTCAAAGCACTTTGAAGATATCTCCACATTTATCATTGCATGTTCTAGGAGATACGGAAGCAAGAGTGTGTACATTTTGTGGCAAGTGAGGCTGTTATGTCAGAAGGTTAAGCCGCcgctttattgttttgttttccttaggcAGTCTCATTGTAccgccctagctggcctggagctcgctatgtagaccaggctagcctcagactcacagagctcagcctacctctgtctcccatgtgctgggattaaaagtatacaccaccacatccagtttactttgtcttatttgtttgcttttgtttttgccaGTACAGGGTTTCAGACaggcctggctgttctgaaacttgctctgcagaccaggctggcctcgaattcagagatacATGCtatctcctaaatgctgggattaaaggtgccaccacTACTGCCCGACTCCAGCTCACTGTATTAAGGTGAAAAAGTGAATccaaaatatatgtttaaatgcCTCAGTTTACAGGACTTCTGTTGTTGAATGGGTCCCTCAATTTGATTGGGGAGAACTACCAGATGCCCCAATTctaggagaaagtaggaaggggATGATAACTACCAGCTCACACTGGGACATTCTGGTCTCCAGTAACAATGCTCTTTTCCAACAGTGTCCAAAGGTAGTTCCACACGGGTTAGTAGATAACTCTGATTAGTTCATTCGTAAAAGTTTGGTTGTTCATCATTCTAGTTGCCTCCAGTTAAAGAGAATCCCTGATTTTGTTTgacagttttagagaaaactaagGATCCTCGGATGACATTACTTAGAAATCAGGGGGCAGGCGGCATGAGAAACAAGAAAacctggagagacagagatggttTCCCCTCTGCTCAGGGGGAATTGGAAAGAAACAGTGTCTCTGAATTCAGGCCCAGAAGGGTCATTTTCCTCCTTTAGAcagtgatagaaaaaaaaagtaggtctTTACCTTCGAAAAACCAGCGTTCTTCATCTTCAAATTCTGTGAACTCCATTGCGCTGCATTCTGCTTCAGATGTCTGGGGCGTCTGCTCCTCGGACATGGCTGTGGAATTAGGCTCCTGTGTTTGGGAAGAGGATCCGGGGGGAGACCTGTTGGAGGAGCTGATACCCCAGTCTAGGTGGCTGCTATGAATGAAGGCCTGAGGATCTGGGCCGGAGCTTTAAAAGCTCTCATCACAGCCTCTGTTTGTGATGTTGTGGAGGGTGGGGCTTGGGTGGGGCCTAGGTAAGGAGTCCAGGGCCCAGGCCCAGGACTAggggggcaggggctggggcCAGAGAGCCCCGAGTGTTGGAAATGGGTAGAGCCAGAGTCCTAAAAAGGCCTACTCTCAATCAAGGTCTTAGAAAACACTGGCATTTAAGTTTTCCTTCAGCTAGGGTGGCAGTATTAAGAAAACCTCTGTGATCTAGTTAGTATTGGGGTGAGGTGGCAGGTCCTATACGCTTCCTTTTGCAGGATCGGGTATCAGAGCTTCCACCTTACCACCAACTCACTACCAACTTACCACCGTGGAGCTTGCCTTTCCCAATCTACCCTTACAGACGTTCTTTTTCGGCACTTGTGAAGAACAGGAGGGGGGGTGGGCTTAGCAGGCAGTGGTGTTGGAAGGGCTACCGTGGTTGGGTACCAGACCACAGGAGATGAGGCCCAGAGGCAAGGAAATAGGCTGGGGGTAGGCAGGCAGTTTGTAGAGGTGTAGAATGAGAGAAGGTCACATGTCTGCGGTACCCCTTACCCCAATCCTCTGAGGGCATAGAAAAAAAATTGGCGTCTGGGTTCTCTCAGCTGGGGCAGAAACACTAAGATAGACTATCTGGGACTTAGCTGGGGGGCAGGGGCGCGGGCGCGGAGGAGGCAACCCTCACACCCTTCCTTTCACGTGTCAGCTACGGAAACTCCCTACCTTACAAAGGCTACAGTAGGACCACACTGTGAAGTTGGGCTCTCCTTATCAACCTCCGGGCACAGGATGTTAGTGTTCCCAGATGTACTTGAGGGCCACAGAAGGTGGGGTGTGGGTCTCGTGGGCAGTAGGCACGAGGAGGCTGGAATGAGCGTCATCCACAGATGGGGGTGGGTCTGTGGGCAGTGGGCAAGAGGCTGGAATGAGCGTCATCCGCAGGTGGGGGTGGGTCTGGTGGGCAGTGGGCAGTAGGCAAGAGGCTGGAATGAGCATCGTAATGAGTAGGGCTGGTGTCAGGAGCTGCGGGGTTGTGTGGGGCAGGGGGTAAGATAAAGGAGGGGATGGGTGGAGAGGTGGGTCGGGAACTAGAGAATACCGCACTCTGGTAGGACCTACCCCAAAGGGGCTTCCTCATTAGAGGGCTTAGAACACACTTGCTGCTAGGTTTTCCCTCAGCTCGCCTGGAAGCAGCAAGAAAATGTCTCATCTAGTTAATGCTTGGGGGTGGGCTGTCCTATGTTCTTCCTTTCAGTGAGTCAAATATTGAACCCCCTACCTTACAAAGCCAGCAAGACCTCACCGCAGAATTTGTCTCGATTTTCCAGCTAATCTGCACTGCTCCTCTGATGCCCACGCAATCCTTTCAGAGGACTGAAAGTGGTGGGGATGAAGGACAGGGTGCGATGCGGTGTGTGGTGGTGCCAGGTCTGGGGGACCGGAAGGTGAGATGGTGTGCTGGAGAGGGGTAGTGTGATGTAAGATGAGATTGTTACACCTTTGTAGCAGGCTAAAGCCTCATCCCTGTCCTTTGAGGGATGATGCTAGAAACCACCAGCACATAGATTTTCCTTCAGCTACTCTAGAAGCACTAAAAACGTCTGCACTCTAGATTAATACcttcttgagacaaagtctcagtaTGCAGCCCCACctgatctggaacttgctatgtagatcaggctggccccaaactcacagagatccatcctccCGCCTTTGACCTCCCCGAGTACTGTCATTAAAGAACTGCACTACCACACTACCTACCTTCTAGTTACTATTTTGTGAGGGTCAGTTGCTCCTCAGCTTTTCCTTGTATTGGGTCAGTTAGTGGAAAGTCTTACTTCGTAAAGGTGGCCAGACCTCACTGTGGAGTATGACTCTCCTTCCCAGAGACCTGTGCAGACCTTTAGATTTCCCAGCAGGAATTGTGGAGCCCAGAAGGTGGACTCACGGTCATCTGGCTTCAGGGAGTCGGGTGCAGGGGAGGTTAGGAGTTTTGGGAGAGAGAATGTCACATCTCCATGGTACCCTAAAGTCCTCATCCTCACTGGAATGCCTAGAAAATACTGGTTCCTAGATTCTCACCCAGTTGGCGTGGATGCACAAAGCAAATGCCAGATCTAGTTACTATtcaagagaggagggattggTCCTATACTCTTTCTTCACGGGGTTAGGTACTAGTTTTTACCTTATAAAAGCACTAAGACTTCATTGGGGAGCTTGACTTTCTGTCCAAACCTATAGCTCAGACCATTATTttcctgtgaaaataaaaaacagaaggtggggtgggggtaagggtGGGGAGTCAATTGTGTGTGATGAGGCCAGCTGGGGAATACAGGGCTCAAGAATGTCAGATCTCTAAAGTATCCTAAAGGCTCACATTCACTGGAGGACCCAGAGAAACCTGCTGCTTATTCTCCCTCAACTAGATTGGAAGTGCTAAGAAAGCATGACCTATTTTCCTTTGGTTGGTTGTGTGTGTAGGTTTGCTTCTATAGTCCTTCTGCCAAACCAAAGCAAATGTGACCACCTAACCTAACCTTAACTTATGCTAACATTTGATTTTGAAGTAGTGCTTGAAGAACACAGAAAGTGGGATAGGgataggggtggggtggagggagacaggaggatgtagCTGGGGGTAGGTAGCATGGGGGTTTTGGGGTGGTAAGAATAGAAAAAGTCACATCTCTGTCACACCCTGAAGGTTGTTGATGGTTGGAGAGCCTAGAAAATACTGGTGCCTAAGTTCTCTCTCAGCTAGGTTGGAACTGTGAAGAAAATGTctgggaccttttttttttctttctttcttttcaagacagggtttctctgtgtagccctggctgtcctggaactcactctgtagcccaggctggccttgaactcacagagatctacctgcctctgcctcccgagtgctgggattaaaggcatgcaccaccacctcccagcaaccTTCTTAatattggggaggggggtggggtcgGGTTGCctcactggttttttttttcccccttagagacagggtttctctgtgtagtccgggctgtcctagaactcactctgtagaccaggctggccttgaacttacagagatccgcccccctctgcctcccaagtgctgcaattaaagacgtgcgccaccaccgcccagccagtttACTGGGTTTAATAACAGACCTCCACACCTTCTAAAAGTACCAAGACTTTCCTTTTGACCCCAGCTTTCCTTCCTCATGGACCTGCACAGGCTGTTGGATTTTCGAGCACTAC comes from the Peromyscus maniculatus bairdii isolate BWxNUB_F1_BW_parent chromosome X, HU_Pman_BW_mat_3.1, whole genome shotgun sequence genome and includes:
- the LOC102908385 gene encoding testis-specific protein TSX-like isoform X1; this encodes MSEEQTPQTSEAECSAMEFTEFEDEERWFFEVLGIKPRPPSALDDDTEKKEEESLGHANSSLHLQDVLQENQVSSTDDSDACQAVSGTRKTKTHQDGCSEEDDETSHSDSDADDNVQVIIGDIKTNPSMYMEMLTNLKSKSKQDMEKTAPDNAMNPTD
- the LOC102908385 gene encoding testis-specific protein TSX-like isoform X3, with protein sequence MSEEQTPQTSEAECSAMEFTEFEDEERWFFEDDDTEKKEEESLGHANSSLHLQDVLQENQVSSTDDSDACQAVSGTRKTKTHQDGCSEEDDETSHSDSDADDNVQVIIGDIKTNPSMYMEMLTNLKSKSKQDMEKTAPDNAMNPTD
- the LOC102908385 gene encoding testis-specific protein TSX-like isoform X4, which gives rise to MSEEQTPQTSEAECSAMEFTEFEDEERWFFEDDDTEKKEEESLGHANSSLHLQDVLQENQVSSTDDSDACQAGCSEEDDETSHSDSDADDNVQVIIGDIKTNPSMYMEMLTNLKSKSKQDMEKTAPDNAMNPTD
- the LOC102908385 gene encoding testis-specific protein TSX-like isoform X2, which translates into the protein MSEEQTPQTSEAECSAMEFTEFEDEERWFFEVLGIKPRPPSALDDDTEKKEEESLGHANSSLHLQDVLQENQVSSTDDSDACQAGCSEEDDETSHSDSDADDNVQVIIGDIKTNPSMYMEMLTNLKSKSKQDMEKTAPDNAMNPTD